The following are from one region of the Centropristis striata isolate RG_2023a ecotype Rhode Island chromosome 19, C.striata_1.0, whole genome shotgun sequence genome:
- the macir gene encoding macrophage immunometabolism regulator: protein MSMRMEMDISGVSRAHVSILPAAEIKATLKPEAERPRCASTPCSPIRGTVAGYQILHMDSNFLVGFTTGEELLKLAHKWSEGTPEKSSVSEAMSSSIQSSVPRSVDLGIQRSSRICKSKSRYYQPYDIPAANGRRRRRMPSSSDTFLRSLGHGEPGRGLHAPLPLCLLKGKRAQSKSLDYLNLDKISIKESSDTEVLQYQLQHLTLRGERMFTRNKT, encoded by the coding sequence ATGTCTATGAGGATGGAAATGGATATCAGTGGAGTGTCAAGGGCACATGTCTCCATTCTTCCTGCAGCTGAAATCAAAGCCACATTGAAACCAGAAGCAGAGAGACCTCGCTGTGCCAGTACCCCGTGTTCCCCCATTAGAGGGACTGTTGCAGGATACCAGATCCTCCACATGGACTCAAACTTCCTGGTGGGCTTCACCACTGGTGAAGAGCTGCTCAAGCTGGCCCACAAGTGGTCAGAAGGCACTCCGGAGAAGAGTTCTGTATCAGAAGCCATGTCTAGCTCTATCCAGAGCTCGGTCCCCAGGTCTGTGGATTTAGGCATCCAGCGCTCTTCACGGATCTGCAAAAGCAAAAGTCGCTACTACCAACCCTACGACATTCCTGCAGCCAATGGCCGGAGACGGAGGCGCATGCCCAGCTCCAGTGACACCTTCCTCAGGTCCCTGGGCCACGGGGAGCCTGGGAGGGGTCTGCATGCTCCACTACCCCTCTGTCTGCTTAAAGGGAAGAGGGCCCAGTCCAAGTCTCTGGACTACCTTAATCTGGACAAAATAAGCATCAAAGAGTCGTCAGACACTGAGGTGTTACAGTACCAGCTGCAGCATCTCACCCTGCGGGGGGAGCGCATGTTCACCAGAAACAAGACATGA
- the pomk gene encoding protein O-mannose kinase, whose translation MSRQVQGTMVQGRSSPISHGVPAVAVCLAALLLVNVFIYLYLDSLNQTNEQLVSSLVGCVPGHFKIGTMKNCTPWLQCSQIKEEVRKLKQIGEGAVKKVYLAEWRGQKVALSKLSSLDYLEDFLHGLSMLQALQGPQVVKLVGFCLEDHSLLTEHHPLGSPLNLDGVFAQEQHQQHNTWQIRLRLATDYVFILHYLHNSPAGRRVMCDSNSLEKTLSQFLLTSDFHLVVNDLDALPEVDPSRGLLVKCGHRELTGDFVAPEQLWPFRNQEFSDDLMPEYDERTDIWKIPDVTWFLMGRVPGGDVVHFHLFQIHKECKKKDPKLRPSSLDVLKVYKSVYSSMVRDNAGLRDML comes from the exons ATGTCTCGACAG GTGCAGGGGACCATGGTTCAGGGCAGGAGCAGTCCCATCTCCCATGGTGTCCCAGCGGTGGCGGTGTgccttgctgctttgctcctcgtCAATGTCTTCATCTACCTGTATCTGGACTCTTTGAATCAGACTAATGAGCAGCTGGTGTCCTCTCTTGTAGGCTGTGTACCTGGACATTTTAAAATAGGGACCATGAAAAACTGCACCCCCTGGCTTCAATGTTCACAGATAAAGGAAGAAGTCCGCAAACTGAAGCAGATTGGCGAGGGAGCTGTTAAGAAG GTTTATCTGGCAGAATGGAGGGGTCAGAAAGTGGCCCTGTCCAAACTGTCCTCTCTGGATTACCTGGAGGATTTTCTCCATGGATTGTCCATGTTGCAGGCCCTGCAGGGCCCCCAGGTGGTTAAATTGGTGGGATTTTGCCTTGAAGACCACTCCCTTCTTACAGAGCACCACCCACTTGGGTCACCGCTCAACTTGGATGGAGTCTTTGCACAAGAGCAGCaccaacaacacaacacatggcAGATCCGGCTGAGGCTGGCTACAGATTATGTCTTTATCCTCCATTACCTCCATAACAGCCCAGCTGGGCGGCGGGTTATGTGTGACTCCAACAGCCTGGAGAAAACTCTTTCCCAGTTTCTATTGACAAGTGACTTTCACCTGGTAGTGAACGATCTTGATGCGCTGCCGGAGGTGGACCCGTCCCGAGGCTTGTTAGTGAAATGTGGTCACCGGGAACTCACTGGGGACTTTGTTGCACCAGAGCAGCTGTGGCCATTCAGAAACCAAGAGTTTTCAGATGATCTCATGCCAGAGTACGATGAGAGGACAGACATCTGGAAGATCCCAGATGTGACTTGGTTCCTGATGGGAAGGGTCCCTGGAGGGGATGTAGTCCACTTTCATCTGTTTCAGATTCACAAGGAGTGTAAGAAGAAAGACCCCAAGCTCCGTCCATCATCACTGGATGTTTTGAAGGTATACAAATCAGTCTACAGCAGCATGGTGCGAGATAATGCTGGTTTAAGAGACATGCTGTAG